The Microvirga thermotolerans sequence TCGCGACGCTCTCATAAGCTCGACGGTCTTCCGAGGGTCCGAGGGACTTCATCAGATCCGCAAGCTGGTTTAAAGCTTCCTGCTTGGTCTCTTCGTACCGCTTGCCGTAGACACCACGCCCTTCGACGTTTCTGTCGCCAAGGATGCTCTTCTCCTCAATGGTGGCCTGGTTCACCTTCGAGTCGAGCGCCAGCACCATTCGCAGCCGCGCGGCATCGACATTGACCACCTGTTGCGTATCCGAGGCGAGACGATCCAGACCTGTCTTTGCAAGAACGATCAGACCGATGGCGATAGCGACGAAGATCGCGACCGGCAGGGCGATCTTCGTCATAACCCTCAGCTTGTTGAGAAGGCGCATCTCAGGCTCCGAAAGGCGAAATGGGCAATTTCAAGGCAAATAAATAAAGGTCGCGATCTCTATAAATAGTTAAGGTCAAAGCAGCTTTGACTTTATAAGCTTGAGACGCAGACAAAGACACATTATTTCATCGATATGGCGCCTTTTTCCATGAACCGCCATTTACGTCATGCACGTGCAGAGATCTGAAACTTCGTCCGTCGCCGATCATCGCACGTCAATCGGTTGGGCGTTGAGGATTTTCGGCACCCGATTGCTCATGGCCTTCAAATAATCCGCCCGTCTTCAGACGTTGTCAGCGAAGCCGCTTATTTGCGCAGCTCAAGGCTCTGGCGAGCAACACCCCTATTGTTTGGGAGCAACAGTTGGGTGGAAGCGGCGAGGGATGGGGGTGGGGGCCGCCTTTGCCGTTGACGCAAGGACGGGCAACCGGCATTTATCAATAATCCTACTGATTCGGAGGGGCGACGCGGACCAACAAAGCACACGCGCTCACGATCCGTAGTAAAAAGTATAAGTTAAGAAGTAGTTGCCCAGGCGCTGACCGCCAGCAACTCGCGATCCTCATCGCGCGTACCTGCGTTCGACTACAACTTGATAGGCCGGGGGGCTTACATCATGTACATCGTCGTCGACGAACGACAGATGGTGACGGCTGCGTACGTCGCCGGGTTCCATCGGGAAGGCGTCTCCTCGCTCGGGCTCTACGCCGGCGAGTTCAAGGAATGGCTCAACGCCGCCTCCAGCGCCGACCTCGACGCCGTCCAGGGCTTCCTGCTCGGCGAGTTCCAGGAGCGCATCGCCTGCGCCGAAGCCATCCGCCGCCACTCCCGCGCCCCCATCATCGCCCTGAGCGAGATCCGCTCCCTCGAGCAGACCCTGGAGCTCTTCACCGCCAAGTTCGACGACGTGGTGCGCAAGCCCGTCCACGTGCGCGAGATCCTCGCCCGCTCCGAGGCGATCTGGCGGCGCGTCAACGCCGCCGCCCAGACCGCCCCGGCCGCGCCCGAGCGCCTGAAGGTGTACTTCGACGGGCGCGACCCGGAGATCGACGGCGTCAGCCTGCCCCTGCCCCGCCGCGAGCGGCACATTCTCGAGTACCTGGTGCGCAACCGCGGCCGCCGCCTGACCAAGACCCAGATCTTCAACGCCATCTACGGCATCTATTCCAACGACGTCGAGGAGAGCGTCATCGAGGGCCATGTCAGCAAGCTGCGCAAGAAGCTGCGCGCCCGCCTCGGATACGATCCCATCGAAGCCAAACGTTACATCGGATACACCTTCGTCGGCTGAACCAATACCCTCACCACAACATCCAGTACCAGCTCAAAAAAATAAGCCGCGCTGCGGCTCTAATGGCGACCCAGAGGAAACGACGAACACCACATCTGATGCTGCGAACCATTGCCACCATCATATGCTGCCATGTCGTCCTTTCGGGCTGCGCAGTAACGGACGATCCTTATCCCTCCAGCCCTTGGAGCCGAGGAAGATATCTGAATCCATCGCTTTCGCTGTATTCGAGCCCCTGGAATGCACCGATCCCGGAGCCCGCAGAGCCTCCGCCTGTATTCCTGTCGCCCTCACATCATAAAACCGTAGCACCGGAGCCTCTCGAACCTATCGGCCCCTGGGCATCCCGCCAAGCAGCGGTGTCGGATCATCGAGATATCGCCGACAAGTCGGCAGAGGCGCTCGAATCCCCTCCTCCTCCACAAGACCCTCCTCACGCGGCCGAACAGAGGACCGATACCCTAGCTCATACCCGGCAAGACCTTGCGCCTGCGCAGCAGAGCGGAACCGTTTCCTCCCTCTCAGGGCGCTGGACCATGAAGATCGGAAAGGACGCCTGCCAGCTTCACTTGTCGACGTCATCGACGCTCGATCTTTACAAAGCCTCCAGCAGCAACTGCGCAGAGAGCGCCTTGCGTGAGATCAATACCTGGAATGTCCGGGCCGATGATCTCGAGCTTTACGCGAAAGGGCGTCTCGTAGCTCGTCTTCAACGAAGTGGCTCGGCGTACGCTGGCATGATCGAGGGCAAAGGGATCCCGGTCCTCATATCGCGGTAGCCTCTATTGCTTCGTGGAGCAACAGAGCCAGTCGTAGCGGCTTGCAAGCCGGTGAAGCGCAAACCGCTTCGAAGGCATTTGCTTTCTGCATTCTCTGACGGAGGCAAAGGCCCGCGGCAGCACCCTGAAGAGCTGCGCCGTTGAAGCTGATTTTCAGCCTTTCCCGCGAGGGCTCTTGTACTCACCTCACTGGCAGAACGACTTGGCGGCAGGTGTCCATTGGCCGAACCCCGTCGCGACCATGTTCGACATGACGCGACAGACATATTGCTTCTGGGCTGGATCATTATTGGGGCCCGCATGGTAGCGAGCGATCGCCATCGTCCAGCTGCCCTCTCGCATGTGTAACTGCTTCAGATACTGCGCTGCGTACTCCACATTCTCGCGTGGGCTCAGCATGCTCTCGACCGAACTGAACCGCTCCCTGTGATAGTAATGATTGATCTGCATGCATCCGAGATCGATGAGTTTCGCTCCAGAGCGGCGAGCCTCCTCGAATCGCTGAATCGCATCGCTGATGCTCTGGGCAAAATAGGCTCGCCCTTCGATGTTCATGGCATATGGCTGAAGCGACCCACGATTTCCGGTCTCGGCAAGCCCCACCGCATACAGCATTCCAAGAGGAACTCCATGCTTCGACGCCGCTCGCAGCATCTCCCGCTCGCAGGCATTGGTGTTGGCCGTTGCAGCAGACGCACCGCTAAAGATAGATCCCAGAAGCAGCGTGACCGCCACCACCTTCACGTTCGGCATTGCCCCTCACCTGTAGACTTGTCTCACCCTGTTCAGAAAGAGAACGCCTGGATCCGTCGTGCTGCCCTGACTGTCCCTGCTGAAAGCCGTTGGATTGCGGTTGCGTGTTCCAGGGCTCGCCCTGCCGGATCGAACTCTCCTGTTGTGCGGGGTCCACCCGCATCACATGGATCGTGACGAGGTCTGCCCGATACCCCGATGTCCGCAAGAGACCGGAGAGCTTGTCGACATCTCTGCGCAGGATGTCGGCGGTCTCCTCGCTCGGCGTGTGGATCTCCATCTCCAGTTGATCGTTCGACAACCGCATCTTGACCGTAACGACACCGAGCTCAACCGGATGAAGCTGGATGCTCAGCACCCGAAGGACCCCTTCCGAAGGTTTCAGCACGATAGAGGGCGATGCGGCGATAGCGCTGCTCGAATGTACTTCCGGCTCGACTGCGGTATCCGTAAGCTTGCTAGAAACAGCGTCGGCAACCTGCTGGTAGACCGACACCCCCGAGATACGTTCACTATCGCCGGAGGCAATCTCCATAGTCGCAGAATCAGGCTTCGCGCCGCTGCCGACGGCCCGTGTCAACAGGGTGTCCGCCTCGGAGGCCTCAGCAATGCCAGAAGAAGCTGCTCCCGTCAGGGAGACGCCGATGCCGCGGGTATCAATGCCAGCCCTACCAGTGGTGTTATGCTTCCCCGTTTCAGGGGAAAGAGCGCTCGGAAGAACGGGCTTGAAATGGGCCTCCTGATGGAGGACCTTGGCCTTGAAGCCAGCCCCCCCCTGAAGATCCGGCATTTCACTGGCTGTCCACTCATCGTTGAGGAGCATGCTCCGGGAAGGTCCGGAGCCAGGATCCGCAGTCGACCTAGCGCCTCCAGCATCCGTCGCAGCAGAGCGGACCTGACCAACGAATGGGAGCAGGAACTGGACGAGCGAGTGGGGATCGCTCTGTCCAGACACGGGCGAAGGTTCAGATGATGTACTCCGATCCCTTAGCGCCTCCCCCTTGCTGTCGACGATGCTTTCCGGATCGAGATCGCCCCTCTCCTGACCTCCGTCAGGGGGGAGGCCGCCCTTGGAAAAGGTTTCTGCACTGTTCTTCGCCGATAGAGAGTCGAGAAGTCCATTGAAGCTCGGCTCTTGAGAGAGAGCAGAACCATTGCTTACCCCATTCGCGTCGGAAGCCGCTCCTCTCTGAGACTGGGCTTCCGGACGTGAAACTGCATTCGGAGTGAGGAATTCAAGAATATTCATCGACTCTCCCTCCGAACAATTTTGTCGATCTGCCCGAGAACTTCCTGGGCCCGCGAAATGGTGGGTGTGGGCCGCTGCAGAGGAGCCGCTGTGTTGGCTTCCGGCACGGCCGCAGGCGTGATCGCTTTCGCAGACGATGCCTCTGTCGGGCTCTCGCGAATGAACTTTGCCATTGCCAAGGCGGAGTCCAGAAGACCGACATCCGCAGTTTCCAGAACGGAGCGATCGATAGATCTGAGTTGCCGCGCCGCTTCATCAAACCCTTGAGATGTCACGATCATGGCCGCTGCCCGATAGAGAGTTGCTCTGACGGCGCTCACCTTGTCCTGTGCCGCCAGTTCATATGCCTTGTTGGCAGCGAGAATAGCGGCTTTTGTCTGCCCTTGAATGACCGCCGCGCGCGCAACGAGAAGGTAAAGCTCGAGTTGACCGGCAGGCTCCAACTCGCTCAATACGGCAACCAGCCGGGAGAAGTAATCCGGGTCCTTTGTAAACTCGAGCCGCGTCAATGCTGCCGCGAAGCGCTGACGAAAATTCCCGGCATAGACGGAATAGCGGAAACGCCTCAGATATTGGCGGGACAACAAGTCGAATTTTTTCGTATCGCCGGTTTGGCTCAGCACGAGGATTTCCCGCCTCAGCGCCGCTTCTTCTACAAGCGTTCCTGGCAACTGCAGACGCGCATAATCGAGGAGTTCGACTGACTTCGCCGGGTCATCCCGCACATTGAGTGCGGCCTGAACGAGAGCGACTTGTCCAGACAATGTAATGGGCAGTTCTCGCGGATTGACGCCGCCCAAGAGCTTCTGCGCTTCCTCCTCACGTCCCTCGACATAAGCAAGAGATCCACGAACCAGGACGTCGTCTGCTGCACCGAGGTGACCAGCAGCAAGGATTCGCCGGAGGATATCCGGCTTCCCTCCACTGAGCACATATACCACCGCAGCCTGGACGTTTCGCGGTGATTGCCACACGGAATCGTCCATTGTCGTCAGTTTCTCGTCGAGGCGCGTCAACAGAACGCGCTGCGCCACGTGAGCATTCGTCGATCCTGAAGCGATCTGATCCTGCAAAGTCTGGAGGGTTCTCACCAGGTGGACGGGAGAAAGATTTCCCTCGTCCGTTCCACTACGCTGCTGAGCGATACCATCAGCCGGCAGCGCCAGCAGGCAGCCGGATAGGGCGAGGGTCAGGCGCAGACGTCTAGCCACTCCGGTCCTCCCGCATCAGAATCTCGATTCTCCGGTTCTCTGCTGCATTGGGATCCGACGGGTTCTTCAAGTTTCGATCTGCGTGCCCTTCCACCCGTTCGATGCGCGCCTCATCGACACCGCCTCGTATCAGCATATAGGCCGCCATGTGCGCGCGCGCCGTCGAAAGCCGCCAGTTGTCGTATGTGTCCGACTTGAACGGACGCCCGTCCGTGTGACCGCGGATGATAATTCGTCCTGGACGACTGCTGATGACCTTAGCAAGTC is a genomic window containing:
- a CDS encoding chemotaxis protein, which encodes MARRLRLTLALSGCLLALPADGIAQQRSGTDEGNLSPVHLVRTLQTLQDQIASGSTNAHVAQRVLLTRLDEKLTTMDDSVWQSPRNVQAAVVYVLSGGKPDILRRILAAGHLGAADDVLVRGSLAYVEGREEEAQKLLGGVNPRELPITLSGQVALVQAALNVRDDPAKSVELLDYARLQLPGTLVEEAALRREILVLSQTGDTKKFDLLSRQYLRRFRYSVYAGNFRQRFAAALTRLEFTKDPDYFSRLVAVLSELEPAGQLELYLLVARAAVIQGQTKAAILAANKAYELAAQDKVSAVRATLYRAAAMIVTSQGFDEAARQLRSIDRSVLETADVGLLDSALAMAKFIRESPTEASSAKAITPAAVPEANTAAPLQRPTPTISRAQEVLGQIDKIVRRESR
- a CDS encoding transglycosylase SLT domain-containing protein; the encoded protein is MPNVKVVAVTLLLGSIFSGASAATANTNACEREMLRAASKHGVPLGMLYAVGLAETGNRGSLQPYAMNIEGRAYFAQSISDAIQRFEEARRSGAKLIDLGCMQINHYYHRERFSSVESMLSPRENVEYAAQYLKQLHMREGSWTMAIARYHAGPNNDPAQKQYVCRVMSNMVATGFGQWTPAAKSFCQ
- a CDS encoding response regulator transcription factor; translated protein: MYIVVDERQMVTAAYVAGFHREGVSSLGLYAGEFKEWLNAASSADLDAVQGFLLGEFQERIACAEAIRRHSRAPIIALSEIRSLEQTLELFTAKFDDVVRKPVHVREILARSEAIWRRVNAAAQTAPAAPERLKVYFDGRDPEIDGVSLPLPRRERHILEYLVRNRGRRLTKTQIFNAIYGIYSNDVEESVIEGHVSKLRKKLRARLGYDPIEAKRYIGYTFVG
- a CDS encoding flagellar hook-length control protein FliK, producing MNILEFLTPNAVSRPEAQSQRGAASDANGVSNGSALSQEPSFNGLLDSLSAKNSAETFSKGGLPPDGGQERGDLDPESIVDSKGEALRDRSTSSEPSPVSGQSDPHSLVQFLLPFVGQVRSAATDAGGARSTADPGSGPSRSMLLNDEWTASEMPDLQGGAGFKAKVLHQEAHFKPVLPSALSPETGKHNTTGRAGIDTRGIGVSLTGAASSGIAEASEADTLLTRAVGSGAKPDSATMEIASGDSERISGVSVYQQVADAVSSKLTDTAVEPEVHSSSAIAASPSIVLKPSEGVLRVLSIQLHPVELGVVTVKMRLSNDQLEMEIHTPSEETADILRRDVDKLSGLLRTSGYRADLVTIHVMRVDPAQQESSIRQGEPWNTQPQSNGFQQGQSGQHDGSRRSLSEQGETSLQVRGNAEREGGGGHAASGIYL